One stretch of Rhodoferax lithotrophicus DNA includes these proteins:
- a CDS encoding ABC transporter substrate-binding protein: MKPLLSADTLGPQRIVCLTEETTEWLYLLGQEHRIVGISGYTVRPRRARAEKPRVSAFTSAKLDKILALQPDCVLGFSDMQADIASSLIRSGVQVTVFNQRSVAEIFDVLYQVAAMVGQAEQGVALLQNMKHSMLEIQALAAKLTRRPKIYFEEWDTPHISAIRWVSELIGVAGGDDIFPELAAQSLGKHRIIADANVIIQRNPDIIIGSWCGKKFNREQVAARPGWSAVAAVKTGHIFEIKSADILQPGPAALTDGVAALHQIVMDWSRHEPMWSSIP; encoded by the coding sequence GTGAAACCACTTTTATCTGCAGACACCCTGGGCCCGCAGCGCATCGTCTGCCTGACCGAGGAAACCACGGAGTGGTTGTACTTGTTGGGGCAGGAGCACCGCATTGTGGGTATCTCTGGCTACACCGTGCGGCCACGTCGGGCACGCGCTGAAAAGCCCAGAGTAAGCGCCTTCACCAGCGCCAAGCTGGACAAAATCCTGGCGCTGCAGCCCGACTGCGTGCTGGGTTTTTCGGACATGCAGGCCGATATTGCCAGCAGTCTGATCCGCTCCGGGGTGCAGGTGACGGTATTTAATCAGCGTAGCGTGGCCGAGATTTTCGATGTGTTGTACCAAGTGGCGGCGATGGTAGGTCAGGCTGAGCAGGGTGTGGCATTGCTTCAAAATATGAAGCACTCCATGCTTGAAATACAAGCACTAGCGGCCAAATTGACCCGCAGACCCAAAATTTATTTTGAAGAATGGGACACACCACACATCAGCGCCATCCGCTGGGTGTCGGAGCTGATTGGCGTGGCTGGGGGTGATGATATTTTTCCTGAACTGGCGGCGCAGTCTTTGGGCAAACATCGGATCATTGCCGATGCCAACGTGATCATCCAGCGCAACCCCGATATCATCATCGGCTCATGGTGTGGCAAGAAGTTCAACCGGGAGCAGGTGGCCGCACGACCCGGCTGGAGTGCGGTGGCCGCCGTCAAGACAGGGCATATTTTTGAAATCAAATCGGCCGACATCCTGCAGCCAGGCCCGGCTGCGTTGACCGATGGTGTGGCAGCGCTGCACCAAATCGTGATGGACTGGAGCCGACATGAACCAATGTGGTCTTCCATACCTTGA
- a CDS encoding ABC transporter substrate-binding protein: MLARWMVCMLVLSMYGMGAAHALQVTDERGISVHFTQPPQRIVSLLPSLTETVCELGQCALLVGVDRYSNYPDRVKKLPQVGGGLDPNIEAIVALKPDLVLMATSSRFGDRLQSLGIKVLALEPKTHADVKRVLEKVGQVLAVQDAARVWRVIDAATSAAAQSIPHTATPIRVYFEANSGPYGASESSFIGETLTRLGVKNILPAALGPFPKLNPEYIVRANPDVIMMGQRSVDNLEQRPGWQGMRAVRAHRVCVFSAEQSDILVRPGPRMAEGARLMAQCLNDKIESDQR, encoded by the coding sequence ATGTTGGCGCGCTGGATGGTTTGTATGCTGGTGCTGAGCATGTACGGTATGGGCGCTGCACATGCCCTGCAAGTCACGGATGAGCGGGGGATTTCGGTTCATTTCACCCAGCCGCCACAGCGCATCGTCAGCCTGTTGCCGTCCCTGACCGAAACGGTGTGTGAACTGGGGCAGTGCGCCCTGTTGGTGGGTGTGGATCGTTATTCAAATTACCCTGACCGCGTCAAAAAGTTGCCGCAAGTTGGGGGTGGTCTGGACCCCAACATCGAGGCCATTGTGGCCCTGAAGCCGGATCTGGTGCTCATGGCCACCTCTTCACGGTTTGGTGATCGGCTGCAATCGTTGGGTATCAAGGTGTTGGCCCTGGAGCCCAAAACCCATGCGGATGTGAAGCGTGTGCTGGAGAAAGTTGGCCAAGTGCTGGCAGTTCAGGATGCGGCACGTGTCTGGCGTGTGATCGACGCGGCCACCTCTGCGGCGGCGCAGTCCATTCCTCACACTGCCACGCCGATACGGGTTTACTTTGAGGCCAATTCCGGTCCCTATGGTGCCAGCGAGTCCTCCTTTATTGGTGAAACCCTGACCCGCCTCGGTGTCAAAAATATTCTTCCAGCGGCGCTCGGGCCGTTTCCCAAGCTCAACCCCGAGTACATCGTGCGGGCCAACCCGGATGTGATCATGATGGGGCAGCGCAGTGTGGACAACCTGGAACAGCGCCCAGGCTGGCAAGGCATGCGAGCGGTGCGTGCGCATCGGGTGTGTGTGTTCAGCGCCGAGCAGTCGGACATTCTGGTGCGCCCCGGCCCGCGTATGGCTGAAGGTGCGCGACTGATGGCGCAGTGTTTGAACGACAAAATAGAGAGCGATCAACGGTGA
- a CDS encoding FecCD family ABC transporter permease, translating into MAALLAALGVCVGSAGFENLITPLLHPAQDPDQTAMARQIIWDIRLPRTLGAWAAGALLGLAGALAQGLFRNPLADPFLLGSASGASLGVALVLAAMGGAGGMLGGGGMMADGMAFSVFGTGWLVRLGLTGAAFGGAVLAVFLTLALSNGVQHTLRLLLAGVVVGVVLGAMTHLVLIWSPESLQAMQAFMLGSTAFVGWTACVVMAAVWLLSSVAGALLARLLDGLSLGEATAHSLGLPLTSMRLALVAVLALATGAAVAQTGLIAFVGLAAPHLVRSVVKTTHSLLILLSSLMGGVLLMAADTLARWLIAPQELPVGVLTAVLGGGYLLWLMHRGTRGGGAVL; encoded by the coding sequence ATGGCGGCGTTGCTGGCGGCTTTGGGCGTCTGCGTGGGCAGTGCCGGGTTTGAGAATCTGATCACGCCCTTGTTGCATCCGGCCCAGGACCCCGATCAAACCGCCATGGCTCGGCAAATCATCTGGGACATTCGCCTGCCGCGCACGCTGGGGGCCTGGGCTGCGGGAGCCTTGCTGGGGCTGGCCGGTGCGCTGGCGCAGGGCTTGTTTCGCAATCCGCTGGCCGACCCGTTTTTGCTGGGCAGTGCGTCTGGTGCGTCGCTTGGGGTGGCGCTGGTGCTGGCCGCCATGGGCGGCGCTGGAGGCATGTTGGGGGGGGGCGGGATGATGGCTGATGGCATGGCGTTTTCGGTCTTCGGCACCGGCTGGCTGGTACGCCTGGGGCTGACCGGGGCCGCATTCGGCGGCGCGGTGCTGGCCGTGTTTTTGACACTGGCGCTTTCCAACGGTGTGCAACACACCTTGCGTCTGCTGCTGGCGGGCGTGGTGGTGGGTGTGGTGCTTGGGGCCATGACACACCTGGTGCTGATCTGGTCACCCGAGTCGCTGCAGGCCATGCAGGCGTTTATGCTGGGTTCCACCGCGTTTGTTGGCTGGACAGCGTGTGTGGTGATGGCCGCTGTCTGGCTGCTGAGCAGTGTGGCTGGCGCTTTGCTGGCGCGCTTGCTTGATGGTTTGAGTCTGGGCGAAGCCACCGCGCACAGCCTGGGCTTGCCGCTAACCTCCATGCGCCTGGCGCTGGTGGCTGTGCTAGCGCTGGCTACTGGCGCGGCGGTGGCACAAACCGGCTTGATTGCCTTTGTGGGGCTGGCTGCGCCGCACCTGGTGCGCTCGGTGGTCAAAACCACGCATAGCCTTTTGATTCTGCTCTCCAGCCTGATGGGTGGTGTGCTGCTGATGGCCGCCGATACATTGGCGCGCTGGCTGATCGCACCGCAAGAACTGCCGGTGGGTGTGCTTACCGCCGTGCTGGGTGGTGGCTATTTGTTGTGGCTGATGCATCGTGGCACACGGGGTGGTGGAGCAGTGCTATGA